One segment of Calliopsis andreniformis isolate RMS-2024a chromosome 1, iyCalAndr_principal, whole genome shotgun sequence DNA contains the following:
- the LOC143181438 gene encoding transmembrane protein 135 translates to MPSQLSKFFIDASCREYAHPWTKSCVNTTAGLGLNVLQESFRIYSTVYAVTLLMRGKIPSRGDVRKTILGILQSTAFLSWSAFSYSIFICTLRRVLGNFNVLTVSFLPSFLSSLSAIFIERPSRRTLLCLYVSNIATETLFRMGLARGYYSSIPRGETYIFAMSMALLLYFFRSKVNKQDSVYKILRAVVGKYEDPDYLNESSLQSERLTCSAEENSKKSLQEKRINNTHKNNSNIFAKALKVYEEIIKWLKAQGKHICCPHPHSCAHYSLTAGLKFFSYGLSAQLVLSMVLQMKKLLSKPQQIKSVIFRKSNLNLAVFLGGFAGLYRLVSCSLRRLLEKDSFYYAIPAGLISSLAFMSYNNSTIALYFMWKALQLLWNDLAEKKIVPEVKWFVIFLYCCSTALLFHVAILEPQNLRSSYWKFLCTISGERIAAMSRVPLDQFGLESSKHLAEVLKRTNTTDKRVYSF, encoded by the exons ATGCCTTCCCAACTGAGCAAATTTTTCATTGATGCATCCTGCAGGGAATACGCGCATCCTTGGACGAAGTCCTGCGTCAACACCACAGCTGGTCTGGGCTTGAACGTCCTGCAGGAGAGCTTTAGGATATACTCCACGGTTTATGCA GTTACACTTTTGATGAGAGGAAAGATACCATCCAGGGGAGATGTCAGGAAAACGATTTTGGGTATCTTGCAGTCTACAGCTTTCCTTTCGTGGAGTGCCTTTTCATATTCCATATTCATTTGCACTCTGAG ACGAGTGCTTGGAAATTTTAATGTTCTTACTGTATCCTTTCTTCCATCTTTCTTGTCTAGTTTGTCGGCTATTTTTATTGAGAGACCATCAAGACGTACTTTGTTATGTTTATATGTGTCTAATATT GCAACAGAAACATTATTCAGAATGGGATTGGCCAGAGGATATTATTCCTCCATTCCAAGAGGTGAAACATATATTTTTGCTATGAGCATGGCATTGTTACTTTATTTCTTTCGTTCTAAAGTGAATAAGCAAGATTCTGTATATAAAATACTTAG AGCTGTTGTTGGGAAGTATGAAGATCCTGATTATCTTAATGAAAGCAGCTTGCAGTCTGAAAGATTAACATGTTCTGCTGAAGAAAATAGTAAGAAAAGTTTACAGGAGAAACGTATAAATAACACCCATAAAAATAATAGTAACATCTTTGCAAAAGCACTAAAAGTTTATGAGGAAATTATAAAATGGTTGAAAGCTCAAGGTAAACATATTTGCTGTCCACATCCTCATAGTTGTGCTCATTATTCATTAACG GCTGGTTTGAAATTTTTTAGTTATGGTTTAAGTGCTCAATTAGTGCTCAGTATGGTCCTTCAAATGAAAAAATTACTGTCCAAACCACAGCAAATTAAGTCTGTGATTTTTAGAAAAAGTAACTTAAATTTGGCTGTGTTCTTAGGAGGTTTTGCAGGGCTCTATAGG CTAGTATCGTGTTCATTAAGAAGACTCTTAGAAAAAGATTCTTTCTATTATGCAATTCCTGCTGGACTCATAAGTAGCCTGGCATTTATGTCTTATAATAATAGTACCATAGCTTTATACTTCATGTGGAAAGCGTTGCAG ctACTATGGAACGATCTCGCGGAGAAGAAAATAGTACCTGAAGTGAAGTGGtttgtaatatttttgtattGCTGTAGTACGGCTTTACTttttcatgtagcaattttaGAACCACAGAACTTAAGGTCATCATATTGGAAATTTTTGTGCACTATATCTGGAGAAAG AATAGCGGCCATGTCTCGAGTACCATTAGATCAATTTGGATTAGAGTCAAGCAAACATCTGGCGGAAGTGCTCAAAAGAACTAATACAACTGATAAGAGAGTCTATTCATTTTAA
- the LOC143181379 gene encoding WD repeat-containing protein 48 → MAAHKTSGQSARKKVQVSMVIRDEVEKRHRAGVNSLQYDPAWHRLYSAGRDSIIRIWNCKNMKDPYTQSMEHHTDWVNDIVLCCGGKNLISASSDTTVKVWNAHKGFCMSTLRTHKDYVKALAYAKDKEQVASAGLDKLIFLWDVNTLTALTASNNTVTTSSLSGNKDSIYSLAMNQTGTVIVSGSTEKVLRFWDPRNCTKLMKLRGHTDNIKALVLNKDGTQCLSASSDGTIKLWSLGQQRCIQTIRVHKEGVWALLATDTFSHVISGGRDKRVIVTELSYPERYAVICEEEAPVLKMAMTPDQSSIWVATSESTINNWSISQKDWQELGIDDCDSDSGVSSNALLNTEPAQRILGGPAIRHCHLLNDRRYVLTKDTEENVALYDVLKACKVEDLGRVDFEQEIKKRNKMVYVPNWFSVDLKTGMLTIHLGQDENDCFSAWVSAKETGLAENDAVDQKVNYGNLLLQALLEHWWRPLNVDDENEGNSNDGNGPMHIRGGNPYFSVPSHTPVIFSEVGGRTLYRLLVKDAAGETEGVLLNETVPAWVVNIVVDKNLPQFIKIPFYLLPHATSGVKSLKKDRLIANDFIQIRKVAEHVCDKVLGAGSDSGSVAGAGNTVSGGSPAGDRTNTDSNADNSSLAEEKVELLCNDQVLDPSMDLRTVRHFIWKSSADLTLHYRPVK, encoded by the exons ATGGCAGCTCACAAGACGAGCGGGCAGAGCGCCCGAAAGAAAGTGCAG GTATCCATGGTTATAAGAGATGAAGTAGAGAAAAGACACAGAGCTGGAGTGAACTCACTACAGTATGATCCAGCTTGGCATAGACTTTATTCAGCTGGTAGAGATAGTATTATAAGGATATGGAATTGCAAAAATATGAAGGACCCATATACTCAATCAATGGAACATCATACGGATTGGGTTAATGATATAGTATTATGTTGTGGAGGCAAGAACT TGATTTCTGCTAGTTCTGACACTACAGTGAAAGTATGGAATGCACATAAAGGATTCTGTATGTCCACATTGAGGACACACAAGGACTATGTGAAAGCTCTGGCATATGCTAAAGACAAAGAGCAAGTTGCTAGTGCTGGTTTAGATAAATTGATCTTCCTATGGGATGTTAATACATTAACTGCTCTTACAGCGAGCAACAATACTGTGACAA CGTCGTCGCTTAGTGGAAATAAAGACTCAATATATAGCCTTGCCATGAATCAGACTGGAACAGTTATAGTAAGCGGTAGTACAGAGAAAGTCCTAAGATTTTGGGATCCAAGAAATTGTACTAAATTAATGAAGCTTCGTGGTCACACGGATAATATTAAAGCATTAGTATTAAATAAAGATGGCACTCAGTGTTTGTCTGCCAGTTCCGATGGAACTATTAAGCTTTGGTCCCTGGGACAGCAAAGGTGCATTCAAACTATTAGGGTACATAAAGAAGGTGTTTGGGCATTATTG GCAACGGATACCTTCAGTCATGTGATATCAGGAGGTAGAGATAAAAGAGTTATAGTAACTGAATTAAGTTATCCTGAAAGATATGCTGTTATATGTGAGGAAGAAGCACCTGTACTAAAGATGGCTATGACACCTGATCAATCTAGCATTTGGGTGGCAACTAGTGAATCTACTATAAATAATTGG TCTATAAGTCAGAAAGATTGGCAAGAATtaggaattgatgactgtgactCTGATAGTGGAGTAAGTTCGAATGCTTTATTAAATACAGAGCCTGCACAAAGAATATTAGGTGGTCCTGCAATACGGCATTGCCATCTCCTGAATGATCGGAGATATGTTTTAACGAAAGATACGGAAGAAAATGTAGCGTTATACGATGTACTAAAGGCATGCaaagttgaagatttaggaagaGTAGATTTTGAACAGGAAataaagaaaagaaataaaatggtATATGTTCCAAATTGGTTCAGTGTAGATCTTAAAACTGGG ATGTTGACTATTCATTTAGGGCAAGATGAGAATGACTGTTTTTCTGCGTGGGTTTCTGCAAAAGAGACGGGTCTCGCAGAAAATGACGCCGTTGATCAAAAAG TGAATTATGGAAACCTTTTATTGCAAGCTTTGCTTGAACACTGGTGGAGGCCATTAAACGTCGATGATGAAAATGAAGGAAATAGCAATGACGGTAATGGTCCCATGCACATAAGAGGAGGAAATCCATATTTCTCAGTACCTAGTCATACACCTGTTATATTTAG CGAAGTGGGAGGAAGAACTTTGTATAGATTATTAGTCAAAGATGCGGCAGGAGAAACAGAAGGAGTTTTATTGAATGAAACTGTACCAGCATGGGTAGTTAATATTGTTGTGGATAAAAATCTTCCACAATTTATTAAAATACCTTTTTACCTTCTTCCACACGCCACGTCTGGTGtaaaaagtttaaaaaa GGATCGTTTGATTGCAAACGATTTTATACAAATTCGTAAAGTGGCGGAACACGTTTGTGATAAAGTGCTTGGCGCGGGAAGTGACTCAGGATCGGTAGCAGGCGCTGGAAACACAGTTTCTGGTGGATCTCCAGCAGGAGATAGAACAAATACAGATTCAAATGCTGATAATTCTTCGCTGGCCGAAGAAAAAGTTGAACTTTTATGCAACGATCAAGTTCTGGACCCTTCTATGGACTTGAGAACG GTTAGGCATTTCATCTGGAAAAGTTCAGCGGATTTAACACTTCACTATCGGCctgtaaaatag
- the LOC143181449 gene encoding haloacid dehalogenase-like hydrolase domain-containing protein 2 — MARQIRMVLIDLSGTLHIDNTAIPGAVEALKRLRSANISLKFVTNTTKESSNFLHNRLTNLGFEIKKEEIFSSLAAARKLIISRKLNPMLLIDPAANEDFEDLVKSDAKFDAVVVGLAPDKFNYDELNKAFRLLLDGAPLIAIHKGRYYKRPDGLALGPGAFIAGLEYSANVKAEVVGKPTAEFFKTALGDVPPEEAVMIGDDVKDDVAGAQAVGIKGLLVQTGKYRDGDENTITPLPAKVCASFVQAVECILKKEI, encoded by the exons ATGGCAAGGCAAATACGAATGGTGTTAATAGACCTCAGTGGGACTCTGCACATTGATAATACAGCGATCCCTGGTGCAGTGGAAGCTTTAAAGAG GCTTCGAAGCGCCAATATATCACTAAAATTCGTCACAAACACTACGAAGGAGTCCAGTAATTTCCTGCACAACCGTTTGACGAATCTCGGCTTCGAgataaaaaaggaagaaatcTTTAGTTCTCTGGCTGCGGCGAGGAAGTTAATCATTTCGAGGAAATTAAATCCAATGCTGTTAATCGATCCAGCGGCTAATGAGGATTTTGAGGATTTGGTAAAAAGTGATGCAAAGTTCGATGCTGTGGTCGTTGGATTGGCTCCTGACAAATTCAATTATGACGAATTGAATAAAGCCTTCAG atTGTTATTAGATGGGGCACCACTAATTGCAATTCATAAAGGACGCTATTACAAAAGGCCAGACGGTTTAGCTCTCGGACCAGGTGCGTTCATCGCGGGTTTGGAATACTCCGCCAACGTGAAAGCGGAAGTGGTGGGCAAACCAACCGCGGAATTTTTTAAAACAGCTTTGGGAGATGTTCCTCCAGAAGAAGCAGTCATGATTGGAGAT GATGTCAAAGATGATGTGGCTGGTGCACAAGCTGTGGGTATCAAAGGGCTTTTGGTACAAACTGGAAAATATCGAGATGGGGATGAAAATACGATCACACCATTGCCTGCAAAAGTTTGTGCCTCCTTTGTACAAGCTGTGGAATGTATTCTGAAAAAGgagatataa
- the LOC143181403 gene encoding uncharacterized protein LOC143181403: MALSVKQEGSKQVPWFSLTEWHQVYKQIYSNDTVEQTKAYEMLLAWKARMPKLPVGVHCTLSVLQVCLRDREWTPKINKGELPISYENDLCLMYSTTIMRFLNHISNIGHTKQTSLFQIAKQLNIPEWIVSLRHDTAHGHELPSIGVLRIAINLLLTWLHDEYWAAEAKKFENANVSAKETEESEEVQEFGDLVELWTAVSLYIHAGYSLVSNIPDPQLQETLQDLHSYALSEQDSEDMGSDVDNYVEITNNGIRKDKKYTLNTARVILLSEISRYLSKKSIPNKKDIVCDALFNSQAFLPSTDILSIFGEDDNIVHELKKDLLPLDMMEFWKDIIFLLYEKEMMEIMILELLRLVDNEEVNKHKRLLASLWISSISYSYVKLDAAHSISRTLEYELDVSQKRLPPKTFELKVKEETDIKYPRLKNVLWFNLSDTVLPCFTDINFVSRLILNANEFYIKFILPILELISPKIDEQSKQLLLNLVNIYAMGKIDDENSNEQQKTFTLKDIQKQYDDHMLNKDDQQSKSEDKVSRFLIDQNVRNPHWKLANANCNWAESPIGLLPWQIDSLETLNPLETLSQNYNVSALESEIVPGIIDSNDLRMQSQINWDTVLRKKKRLKRRHERRNADIIVNRALETAKKQK, translated from the exons ATGGCGCTCTCCGTGAAACAGGAAGGCTCGAAGCAAGTACCATGGTTTTCACT AACCGAATGGCATCAGGTGTACAAACAAATTTACTCCAATGACACCGTTGAACAGACCAAAGCGTATGAAATGCTGCTTGCATGGAAAGCAAG GATGCCAAAATTGCCAGTTGGAGTACACTGTACTCTTTCGGTGCTGCAAGTCTGTCTCAGAGACAGAGAGTGGACTCCGAAGATCAATAAGGGAGAGCTGCCGATTAGTTATGAGAATGATCTGTGCTTGATGTATTCAACTACCATAATGAGATTCTTAAATCATATATCTAACATAGGACACACAAAGCAAACATCCTTGTTTCAGATCGCAAAGCAGCTCAATATACCTGAATGGATAGTGAGTTTGAGGCATGATACTGCTCATGGCCATGAATTGCCATCCATTGGTGTATTAAGAATAGCTATCAATTTATTATTAACTTGGTTACAT gatgagtattgggcaGCTGAAGCAAAGAAATTCGAAAACGCTAATGTGTCTGCGAAGGAAACTGAAGAGTCTGAAGAGGTACAGGAATTTGGTGATTTAGTAGAACTTTGGACTGCAGTTAGTTTGTACATTCATGCAGGATATTCTTTAGTATCAAATATTCCAGATCCCCAGTTGCA GGAAACATTGCAAGATCTGCATTCATATGCCTTATCAGAACAAGATAGCGAGGACATGGGAAGTGATGTAGATAATTATGTAGAAATTACAAATAATGGTATAAGGAAGGACAAAAAGTATACTTTAAACACTGCAAGAGTTATCCTTTTATCTGAAATATCCAGATATTTGAGCAAGAAATCAATTCCTAATAAGAAGGATATAGTTTGTGATGCACTTTTCAATTCACAAGCTTTTTTACCAAGTACAGATATCTTGTCAATCTTTGGTGAAGATGACAATATAGTTCATGAACTGAAGAAGGATCTCCTGCCATTAGATATGATGGAATTTTGGAAAGATattatatttctattatacgaaaaagaaatgatGGAAATCATGATCTTAGAATTACTCAGATTAGTAGATAATGAAGAAGTGAATAAACATAAAAGATTGTTAGCTTCCCTATGGATAAGTTCTATATCATATAGTTACGTCAAATTAGATGCTGCTCATTCTATATCTCGAACTTTAGAATATGAACTAGATGTATCGCAAAAAAGATTACCACCAAAAACTTTTGAACTTAAAGTAAAGGAAGAAACAGATATTAAATATCCACGGCTAAAAAATGTTCTGTGGTTTAATTTATCAGACACTGTGTTGCCGTGTTTCACTGATATAAATTTTGTTTCGAGGCTTATATTAAACGCAAATGAGTTTTACATTAAATTCATTTTACCTATTTTGGAATTAATCAGTCCGAAAATAGATGAACAAAGCAAACAGTTGTTATTGAATTTAGTGAATATTTATGCAATGGGAAAAATCGATGATGAAAATTCTAATGAACAACAAAAAACTTTTACACTTAAAGATATTCAAAAACAATATGATGATCATATGCTGAATAAAGATGATCAACAAAGTAAGTCTGAAGATAAAGTGTCACGTTTTTTAATTGATCAAAACGTTCGAAATCCTCATTGGAAATTAGCAAATG CAAATTGTAATTGGGCCGAATCTCCAATTGGATTACTTCCTTGGCAAATTGACTCATTAGAAACTTTAAATCCCCTCGAGACACTGTCGCAAAACTACAATGTTTCAGCCCTAGAATCTGAAATTGTTCCTGGCATTATAGATAGTAATGATTTAAGAATGCAAAGCCAAATTAATTGGGATACTGTTTTAAGAAAAAAGAAGCGTTTGAAACGGAGACATGAACGCAGAAACGCAGATATTATAGTGAACAGAGCGCTAGAGACTGCTAAAAAACAAAAATGA
- the LOC143181459 gene encoding SAP domain-containing ribonucleoprotein isoform X1 — MADSSYEKGLTELSKMKVADLKIELKQRGLPTTGNKNELVERLQLAIHGDSALSLDETAEEILDEDAVLGDEEIEELSSKPDSQEVNEKRKLSTESNVSAKKIVLNRKPVIEEVKTEQSEKPENDGKPAETAPPERKIIKLSELGIKERLEMRAKKFGVPLSEAAKKEARSARFSINNQNNKSAASVKTPVHTTYEVLKKRAERFGTSVSTLMEKAELEARIEKRKARFGDVNPADEKIFHNKVKIVK, encoded by the exons ATGGCAGACTCATCTTATGAAAAGGGACTTACTGAACTTTCGAAAATGAAG GTTGCAGATTTGAAAATCGAATTGAAACAGAGGGGACTCCCAACTACTGGTAACAAAAACGAGTTGGTTGAAAGGCTGCAATTAGCAATTCATGGTG ATTCTGCACTGTCGTTAGATGAAACAGCAGAAGAAATTTTAGATGAAGATGCAGTTCTTGGT GATGAAGAAATAGAAGAATTATCAAGTAAGCCTGACTCACAAGAAGTTAATGAAAAAAGGAAATTATCTACAGAGAGTAATgtgagtgcaaaaaaaatagtttTAAATCGTAAACCAGTAATTGAAGAAGTCAAGACTGAGCAGTCTGAGAAACCTGAAAATGACGGGAAACCAGCTGAGACTGCACCTCCtgaaagaaaaataattaaactATCAGAGCTTGGTATCAAAGAG AGATTAGAAATGAGGGCTAAGAAATTTGGAGTGCCCCTATCAGAAGCTGCTAAGAAAGAAGCCAGATctgcaagattcagtattaataatcaaaataataaatCAGCTGCATCTGTAAAGACACCTGTG CACACAACTTATGAAGTTTTAAAGAAACGAGCGGAAAGGTTTGGCACGTCCGTCTCTACTTTAATGGAGAAG GCTGAATTAGAAGCTAGAATAGAAAAACGGAAAGCCAGGTTTGGCGATGTCAACCCTGCCGATGAGAAGATATTTCATAATAAAGTGAAGATCGTCAAATGA
- the LOC143181459 gene encoding SAP domain-containing ribonucleoprotein isoform X2, which produces MADSSYEKGLTELSKMKVADLKIELKQRGLPTTGNKNELVERLQLAIHDSALSLDETAEEILDEDAVLGDEEIEELSSKPDSQEVNEKRKLSTESNVSAKKIVLNRKPVIEEVKTEQSEKPENDGKPAETAPPERKIIKLSELGIKERLEMRAKKFGVPLSEAAKKEARSARFSINNQNNKSAASVKTPVHTTYEVLKKRAERFGTSVSTLMEKAELEARIEKRKARFGDVNPADEKIFHNKVKIVK; this is translated from the exons ATGGCAGACTCATCTTATGAAAAGGGACTTACTGAACTTTCGAAAATGAAG GTTGCAGATTTGAAAATCGAATTGAAACAGAGGGGACTCCCAACTACTGGTAACAAAAACGAGTTGGTTGAAAGGCTGCAATTAGCAATTCATG ATTCTGCACTGTCGTTAGATGAAACAGCAGAAGAAATTTTAGATGAAGATGCAGTTCTTGGT GATGAAGAAATAGAAGAATTATCAAGTAAGCCTGACTCACAAGAAGTTAATGAAAAAAGGAAATTATCTACAGAGAGTAATgtgagtgcaaaaaaaatagtttTAAATCGTAAACCAGTAATTGAAGAAGTCAAGACTGAGCAGTCTGAGAAACCTGAAAATGACGGGAAACCAGCTGAGACTGCACCTCCtgaaagaaaaataattaaactATCAGAGCTTGGTATCAAAGAG AGATTAGAAATGAGGGCTAAGAAATTTGGAGTGCCCCTATCAGAAGCTGCTAAGAAAGAAGCCAGATctgcaagattcagtattaataatcaaaataataaatCAGCTGCATCTGTAAAGACACCTGTG CACACAACTTATGAAGTTTTAAAGAAACGAGCGGAAAGGTTTGGCACGTCCGTCTCTACTTTAATGGAGAAG GCTGAATTAGAAGCTAGAATAGAAAAACGGAAAGCCAGGTTTGGCGATGTCAACCCTGCCGATGAGAAGATATTTCATAATAAAGTGAAGATCGTCAAATGA